A genomic region of Desulfovibrio aminophilus contains the following coding sequences:
- a CDS encoding M23 family metallopeptidase — protein sequence MNRLPLLRIFLLLLVVSLRPDILLALRFDSLPIDCTGNELCFIQNYFDREPGSFARDHACGFLSYDGHEGTDFRVARADMERGVPVLAVADGVVRAVRDGMSDGEMLRRGKAGLRGREAGNAVAVAHGDGFETQYSHLRQGSVRVKPGEHVRAGQVLGLVGESGMAEFPHVEFLVRRGRTAFCPFVGPDAGPGCGVKGSPLWSEERLTVAPLAYKPTGLLRAGFVAKAPGSINHFLDKALLPARGGDPEALLFCVAVFGTRTGDAVTMRLLGPDGAVLAREARNCERTQAQSMFYIGRKRNNQWPAGTYRGEFLLQRPGDPGEGGTLRLSREIVLP from the coding sequence CCGCTCTTGAGGATTTTCCTGCTGCTCCTGGTGGTTTCGCTGCGCCCGGACATCCTCCTCGCCCTGCGGTTCGACTCCCTGCCCATCGACTGCACGGGCAACGAACTCTGCTTCATCCAGAACTATTTCGATCGCGAGCCCGGCTCCTTCGCCCGGGACCACGCCTGCGGCTTCCTCTCCTACGACGGCCACGAGGGCACGGATTTCCGGGTCGCCCGCGCGGACATGGAGCGCGGCGTGCCGGTGCTGGCCGTGGCCGACGGCGTGGTGCGCGCGGTGCGCGACGGCATGTCCGACGGCGAGATGCTCCGGCGCGGCAAGGCGGGCCTGCGCGGCCGGGAGGCGGGCAACGCCGTGGCCGTGGCCCACGGCGACGGCTTCGAGACCCAGTACAGCCATCTGCGCCAGGGCAGCGTGCGGGTGAAACCCGGCGAACACGTGCGTGCCGGGCAGGTCCTGGGGCTGGTGGGCGAGTCCGGCATGGCCGAGTTCCCGCATGTGGAATTCCTGGTCCGGCGGGGCCGCACGGCGTTTTGCCCCTTCGTGGGGCCGGACGCGGGCCCCGGCTGCGGGGTCAAGGGCTCGCCGCTCTGGAGCGAGGAGCGGCTGACCGTCGCGCCCCTGGCCTACAAGCCCACCGGGCTGCTCCGCGCGGGCTTCGTGGCCAAGGCCCCGGGCTCGATCAACCATTTCCTGGACAAGGCGCTGCTCCCGGCGCGCGGGGGCGATCCCGAGGCCCTGCTTTTCTGCGTGGCCGTGTTCGGCACGCGCACGGGCGATGCGGTCACGATGCGCCTGCTCGGGCCGGACGGCGCGGTGCTGGCGCGGGAGGCGCGGAATTGCGAACGCACCCAGGCCCAGAGCATGTTCTACATCGGCCGCAAACGGAACAACCAATGGCCCGCCGGGACCTATCGCGGCGAGTTCCTGCTCCAACGGCCCGGCGATCCCGGCGAAGGCGGCACGCTGCGCCTGTCCCGCGAGATCGTCCTGCCCTGA